Proteins from a genomic interval of Carcharodon carcharias isolate sCarCar2 chromosome 32, sCarCar2.pri, whole genome shotgun sequence:
- the LOC121272137 gene encoding dolichyl-diphosphooligosaccharide--protein glycosyltransferase subunit DAD1-like: MRGSVLSVLSRFSQEYAAGTPLRLELLDSYLLYMALSGVAQFLYCVLVGTFPFNSFLSGFIACVGVFVLAVCLRIQINPQNKGDFIGISPERAFADFLFASTILHLVVINFIG, from the coding sequence ATGCGTGGGTCGGTGTTGTCGGTGCTCAGCCGCTTCTCTCAGGAGTACGCGGCGGGGACTCCGCTCCGGCTCGAGCTGCTGGACTCGTACCTGCTGTACATGGCGCTGAGCGGAGTAGCTCAGTTCCTTTACTGCGTGCTGGTCGGTACTTTCCCCTTCAACTCCTTCCTGTCCGGATTCATCGCTTGTGTGGGGGTCTTCGTGCTGGCAGTTTGCTTGCGGATACAGATCAACCCTCAGAACAAAGGAGATTTCATTGGCATCTCACCTGAGCGAGCATTTGCAGACTTCCTCTTTGCCAGCACCATTCTTCATCTAGTGGTGATCAACTTCATAGGTTGA